Proteins encoded by one window of Culicoides brevitarsis isolate CSIRO-B50_1 chromosome 2, AGI_CSIRO_Cbre_v1, whole genome shotgun sequence:
- the LOC134829359 gene encoding roquin-1: MPIQANLQWTDFLLCPICQHDFTLQRSPISLGCGHTICKLCLATLHRKQCPFDQTAIITDIDYLPVNSAILQLISDKDTSSTPTSNNNNSDKAAVTTPSTSKSSSSSENLASDDVPDVKKSPEDAKSDEDVAKSPPIASSIQKLSAEDLKSYNDAKTAIEELALYLKPYINGGTGTLLSRPMIRKLVTLVNCQLMEDEGKIRSLRAARSLGERTVTELILQHQNPQQLSTNLWAAVRARGCQFLGPAMQEEVLKLVLQALEDGSALSRKVLVMFVVQRLEPHFHQASKTSIGHVVQLLYRASCFKVSKREGDSSLMQLKEEYRTYEALRREHDAQIVQIATEAGLRIAPDQWSSLLYGDTAHKSHMQSIIDKLQTPQSFEQSVQELFIALQRTGDPANLSGLRTHLNHLSGIDPVAENTVPSLNECATTLDAVRHVVQGLVEFVQQHGNRKLQDTSHVLQNSKYKISYCRDLKIRGTCPRAGNCTFAHSEDELERYRAKVKKLPLRATASTPKETIEYLGDPIGRSGSFGEEHSPLRYAKSNVTSRFAPTHDKVGAAASSSTAGMGSHPPLLPHLSLPANPAAAMYGNGPMMSPQMTNRFPPAAPPPPYDPSSFPNANYLQQRPPMAPNLRNFRPPPPNSQQNPPPVPPNMYGANKMTLTATPSAPPQYFNDFYNNLMQHQQAHGVHNPGGSPFSQANPFIKQLQNAHEYPLDKLDQRKLELIRQIIEWEQQAVNQQQQAQQQKAAAAAIPNKIPVKSTQSLPMYRTSPENMLNLMKESQASNIAMHLQSLMNRKREIMQEIETHKELFGTNSNNLDHHTAYPTNFATLQDQVNGNIFSNPSKKNELLDFWGFSGNSNAPNVPPTTQNHHHPAPAYQIDTMGVGSSTNKDTFVRSDSILDDDYVPFETTATTSSKFGPISRMPSNPLKQQHSLTGLDTLINSQSLNELSSALHASSSSDWLSSNNNNNSSASTSPITNLYSKSTSATATGNNHVVASSSTNAAAVAAVQDAIIKLMSPTVQVSKSSVSSSSASNNVVAPGNSQAAAMYLKRLTDNNQLQLELSRVDHKIAGLRQSTQQQQQQQVHGDQKTNEQQQPQIPQKRKLTRLVGGLGSDLHNPLTKAASFSSGQQSTTASANPLSSSSSLFWNETDLMNAKLWGGTNSAGDNAANLSTKSLKNPNKSSTSNNNSSSNSSTGNNNNSSSSKSNGNNVSCNNVNNNNNDDDSCDEEGIANGIREIEIRFENELEEQEKLWPDPENLA; the protein is encoded by the exons atgcCGATTCAGGCAAATTTACAATGGACCGATTTTCTGTTGTGTCCAATTTGCCAACATGATTTCACATTACAACGTTCCCCAATTAGTTTAGGCTGCGGACATACCATTTGTAAGCTATGTCTAGCCACGTTACATCGTAAACAGTGCCCTTTTGATCAg ACCGCAATCATCACTGACATTGATTATTTGCCCGTTAATTCGgcaattttacaattaataaGTGACAAAGACACATCAAGCACCCCaaccagcaacaacaacaactctgACAAAGCAGCTGTGACAACACCAAGTACAAGTAAATCCAGTAGTAGCTCCGAAAATTTAGCATCTGACGACGTGCCAGACGTCAAAAAGTCCCCCGAAGACGCAAAAAGTGATGAAGATGTCGCCAAATCCCCGCCTATCGCGAGCAGCATTCAAAAATTGAGCGCCGAAGACCTAAAAAGTTACAATGACGCAAAAACGGCGATCGAAGAGCTCGCTTTATATCTCAAGCCGTACATAAATGGCGGCACGGGAACGCTCCTTTCACGCCCGATGATCCGAAAATTAGTGACTCTAGTCAATTGTCAGCTGATGGAAGACGAGGGAAAAATTCGTTCGTTGCGCGCTGCTCGTTCCTTGGGCGAACGCACCGTAACCGAGCTAATTTTGCAACATCAGAACCCCCAGCAGCTCAGTACGAATTTGTGGGCGGCGGTACGGGCTCGCGGATGTCAATTTCTCGGTCCAGCGATGCAAGAAGAAGTTTTAAAGCTCGTGCTTCAAGCACTCGAAGATGGATCCGCGTTATCGCGAAAAGTTCTCGTCATGTTTGTCGTGCAGCGACTCGAACCGCATTTTCATCAGGCATCGAAGACGAGCATTGGGCACGTTGTGCAGCTTTTGTATCGCGCGAGTTGCTTCAAAGTGTCGAAACGCGAGGGAGATTCGTCGTTGATGCAGCTGAAGGAGGAATATCGTACTTATGAGGCGTTAAGACGCGAACATGACGCCCAAATTGTGCAGATAGCAACGGAAGCGGGACTTCGTATCGCGCCAGATCAGTGGTCGTCGCTGTTGTATGGCGATACGGCGCATAAATCGCATATGCAGAGCATTATAGACAAACTTCAGACGCCGCAATCGTTTGAGCAGTCGGTGCAAGAGTTGTTTATTGCGTTGCAACGAACGGGAGATCCCGCCAATTTGTCTGGATTGAGAACGCATTTGAATCATTTGTCGGGAATTGATCCAg ttgcAGAAAATACCGTTCCAAGTTTGAACGAATGCGCAACGACTTTAGATGCTGTGCGTCACGTGGTTCAAGGTCTCGTCGAATTTGTGCAGCAACACGGAAACCGAAAACTCCAAGACACGAGTCACGTCTTGCAAAACAGCAAATACAAAATCAGCTATTGTCGCGACTTGAAGATCCGCGGAACGTGTCCCCGCGCCGGAAACTGCACTTTTGCCCATTCCGAGGACGAACTCGAACGATATCGTGCCAAGGTGAAAAAGCTACCTCTGCGAGCGACGGCAAGCACGCCAAAAGAGACAATCGAGTATTTGGGCGACCCCATCGGGAGATCGGGCTCCTTTGGCGAGGAACATTCTCCCCTGCGTTATGCCAAAAGTAATGTGACGTCGCGTTTCGCGCCAACACACGACAAAGTAGGAGCCGCCGCAAGTTCATCGACCGCTGGCATGGGAAGTCATCCTCCCTTGTTGCCTCATTTATCGCTTCCGGCAAATCCCGCAGCTGCGATGTACGGCAACGGGCCCATGATGTCTCCCCAGATGACAAATCGTTTTCCGCCAGCAGCTCCGCCGCCGCCCTATGACCCAAGCAGCTTCCCGAATGCCAATTATTTGCAACAAAGACCACCAATGGCGCCGAATTTGCGAAATTTCCGCCCGCCTCCGCCAAATTCGCAGCAAAATCCGCCGCCAGTGCCGCCCAACATGTATGGCGCGAATAAAATGACTCTTACAGCAACGCCTTCCGCGCCTCCGCAGTACTTTAACGACTTTTATAACAATCTCATGCAACATCAACAAGCACATGGCGTTCACAATCCGGGCGGATCTCCCTTTTCTCAAGCGAATCCGTTCATCAAACAGCTCCAAAATGCCCACGAATACCCTCTGGATAAGTTGGATCAGCGAAAACTCGAGTTAATTCGTCAAATCATCGAATGGGAACAACAAGCGGTGAATCAGCAACAACAggcacaacaacaaaaagccGCCGCCGCAGCAATTCCGAACAAAATTCCAGTTAAAAGTACACAATCGCTTCCAATGTACCGCACATCGCCCGAAAATATGCTGAATTTGATGAAAGAAAGTCAAGCAAGCAATATCGCGATGCATCTTCAGAGTCTTATGAACCGCAAACGTGAGATAATGCAAGAAATTGAGACTCACAAGGAGCTTTTCGGCACAAATTCGAACAATTTGGACCATCACACGGCATATCCGACGAATTTCGCGACGTTACAAGATCAGGTCAACGGCAATATCTTCAGTAATCCGAGCAAAAAGAACGAATTGCTCGACTTTTGGGGATTTTCCGGCAACAGCAATGCTCCCAATGTTCCTCCAACGACTCAAAATCATCACCATCCCGCGCCCGCCTATCAAATTGATACAATGGGCGTCGGATCCAGCACGAATAAGGATACTTTTGTCCGTTCCGATTCCATCCTCGATGACGATTACGTGCCCTTTGAGACGACAGCGACCACGAGCAGCAAATTCGGACCCATTTCCCGCATGCCAAGTAATCCTCTCAAGCAACAACACTCTCTCACGGGTCTCGATACGCTCATTAACTCACAATCGTTGAACGAGTTGTCGTCAGCGCTTCACGCCTCGTCATCGTCAGATTGGTTGTcaagcaacaacaataataattcatcCGCATCCACATCACCGATCACAAATTTGTATTCGAAATCGACTTCCGCCACGGCAACGGGCAACAATCACGTCGTCGCTTCGTCGTCGACAAATGCCGCTGCCGTTGCCGCCGTGCAAGATGCAATCATCAAACTTATGTCGCCCACCGTACAAGTTAGCAAAAGTAGTGTTAGTAGTAGTAGTGCTTCGAACAATGTCGTCGCTCCGGGAAATTCGCAGGCAGCGGCGATGTATTTGAAACGTTTGACGGACAACAATCAGTTGCAGTTGGAATTATCGCGTGTCGATCACAAAATCGCGGGATTGAGACAAAGcacgcagcagcaacaacaacaacaagtgcaTGGCGATCAAAAGACGAATGAGCAGCAACAACCGCAGATTCCGCAGAAACGGAAATTGACTAGATTGGTTGGCGGGCTCGGAAGTGATTTGcat AATCCCTTAACAAAAGCCGCCTCCTTCAGTTCCGGCCAACAATCAACCACTGCATCCGCAAACCCGCTTTCGTCATCTTCGTCTCTCTTTTGGAACGAAACGGATCTAATGAATGCCAAATTGTGGGGCGGCACAAACTCCGCAGGTGATAATGCAGCTAATTTGAGTACAAAATCTCTGAAAAATCCGAACAAATCGAGTacgagcaacaacaacagtagcagcaacagcagcacaggaaacaacaacaacagcagcagcagcaaaagtaACGGTAATAATGTTAGTTGTAATAatgttaataacaataataatgacgaCGATTCATGTGATGAGGAGGGAATTGCCAACGGGATTCGCGAAATTGAGATTCGTTTTGAGAATGAGCTGGAAGAACAGGAAAAGCTATGGCCTGATCCCGAAAATTTGGCATGA